The following is a genomic window from Candidatus Zixiibacteriota bacterium.
GGTCGGACGAACCTCCCATCGCGCATGTGGTAGACTTTTTTGAAGTGCTCCACGGCCTTCGGGTCGTGGCTCGCCATGATGACCGTCTTGCCGTACTTTTCAGCGAGCGACAGGAAAAGCGCCGTGATCATTTCCGTATTTTCCGAATCCAGGTTCCCGGTCGGCTCATCGGCGAGGATCACCGAAGGATCGTTGGCCAGAGACAATGCCACCGCGACCCGTTGCTGCTCGCCACCGCTCAATTCTTCGGGCCTCTTGCGGCCCTTCTCGCCGAGCCCGACCATTCGCAGCAGCCCGTCGACCCGGCGCTGGCGCTCCGCGGGGTCGACGCCGGCAACCAGCATCGGGAGCTCCAGATTCTCCGCGGCCGTCAGAGTGGGGATCAGGTTGAAGAATTGAAAGACAAATCCGACGCGATACAAACGGTATTTTTCGAGATCCCGCTCCGAAAGAGCGCCCAGGATCTGATCTCCCACCCGAACCTCTCCGGCGGTGGCATGGTCGACGCCGCCGAGAATGTTGAGCAGGGTGGTTTTGCCGCAACCCGATGGCCCCATGAGGGCGACGGCCGCGCCCGCCGGGATCTCCCAGTCGACGCCCTGCAGTGCCCGCACCCGTTCTGCCGAAGTCTCGTAGGACTTCTGTAAGCTGGAAACCCTCACCTCTACCCCGCGATTCTTGAAAAAACCGTCCGGATCCATGGGGCTCACCTTCCTCTTTGAACCGAACCTTCAGCTCTCGGTCACGCTTGCTCTCGCCGATCTCCTGAAGACCCACAGGCTGAAGAGCAGCGCCATCCCCGCCATCAAGGCCAACAAGCCCAGGGCGACCCACACCGTCTGCTGGGACACGACCAGATGCGTGGGCAGCAAGTGAACGACGGACTTCAATTGGCGCAGGCTCCAGATCAAGTTCGCCAAACCGAAGCCGGCCGCCAGCGCCACCAGCAAGCCCACCCCGAGACCTAGCAGAGCCGGCGCCAACAGACCCGAAGCAAGGAATCGAAACACCAGCCCGGGCGATACCCCGCGCACCCGGAGGAGCCCGAGAGTGCGGCGGTCCTCGAGATAATTGGTCAACGCGATCGCCAGAATGGCGACCACCGCCAGCAGCACGCCTCCGGCGAGATAAATGC
Proteins encoded in this region:
- a CDS encoding ABC transporter ATP-binding protein, whose product is MDPDGFFKNRGVEVRVSSLQKSYETSAERVRALQGVDWEIPAGAAVALMGPSGCGKTTLLNILGGVDHATAGEVRVGDQILGALSERDLEKYRLYRVGFVFQFFNLIPTLTAAENLELPMLVAGVDPAERQRRVDGLLRMVGLGEKGRKRPEELSGGEQQRVAVALSLANDPSVILADEPTGNLDSENTEMITALFLSLAEKYGKTVIMASHDPKAVEHFKKVYHMRDGRFVRPARPDAEGGLGQVLKSG